The following coding sequences lie in one Mycoplasma crocodyli MP145 genomic window:
- a CDS encoding PDxFFG protein, with protein sequence MKRKLNLKTKVWHKYVLSFGFIAVATAATLGSIFAYSKTSSDKLGKNNPTDPFYLKNEFVRTNKEAKLQFVAGDKSTVIAKWNVQSDLVEYHNNKGEIFTLSSEEYLDKFYKNNKQYPILNIRYGSFDFFNEYLEAVPAKAFWEFTNWFMNNVSWGPEIITLKEFTIVKGVELHGNNITLGSHSDNNKEYMTIKFFPDAFFGTLAAYSEIGGRGNQRDSLMYKLNKKLLSSDEVNXFLENVSNYNIFANSNAQDQKLYGFRNIVDIRSLSNQKVWVAKVPNWFSKVKDDAIHDYEKNRLDQVNGYVLLINGKDEAEAKKNLELNLKQFAANDQYDLIKKLSGATLEQKTISFANLGRVAGNESSVLDNYLNITFSDGTNFNLYRSFDEIEFEFRKGFFSQLENSHNLFEAGEYTKEMLHKEITRLRTVSKDLTQQLNNFQEDFTDLEPDYQKTVKEINASIAQKEAELVELNKNATENAAKIAKVNEEITALKADLIDEEKFLNKNKESLTKKLMIIKNQLNFK encoded by the coding sequence ATGAAAAGAAAATTAAATTTAAAGACAAAAGTTTGACATAAATATGTCCTATCTTTTGGATTTATTGCAGTAGCAACAGCGGCAACTCTTGGTTCTATTTTTGCGTATTCTAAAACATCAAGTGATAAGCTTGGTAAAAATAATCCAACAGATCCATTTTATTTAAAAAATGAATTTGTAAGAACTAATAAAGAGGCTAAGCTTCAATTTGTAGCGGGTGATAAAAGTACAGTTATTGCAAAATGAAATGTTCAAAGTGACTTAGTTGAATATCATAACAATAAAGGTGAAATTTTTACTTTATCAAGTGAAGAATACTTAGATAAATTTTATAAAAATAACAAGCAGTATCCAATCCTTAACATTCGTTATGGTTCTTTTGATTTCTTTAATGAATATCTTGAAGCTGTTCCAGCTAAAGCCTTTTGAGAATTTACTAACTGATTTATGAATAATGTTTCATGGGGTCCAGAAATAATAACGTTAAAAGAATTTACGATTGTAAAAGGTGTTGAGTTGCATGGTAATAATATTACATTAGGTTCTCACTCAGATAATAACAAAGAGTACATGACTATTAAGTTTTTCCCTGATGCGTTCTTTGGAACATTGGCTGCATATAGCGAAATAGGTGGTCGTGGAAACCAAAGAGATTCCTTAATGTATAAACTTAATAAAAAATTGTTAAGTAGTGATGAAGTAAATYAATTTTTAGAAAATGTATCTAACTATAACATTTTTGCTAATTCAAATGCACAAGATCAAAAATTGTATGGTTTTAGAAATATTGTTGACATTAGAAGTTTATCTAATCAAAAAGTTTGAGTAGCAAAAGTACCTAATTGATTCAGTAAAGTTAAGGATGATGCTATTCATGATTATGAAAAAAATAGATTAGATCAAGTGAATGGTTATGTATTGCTTATTAATGGTAAGGATGAAGCTGAAGCCAAAAAGAATCTTGAATTAAATTTAAAACAATTTGCAGCAAATGATCAATATGACTTAATCAAAAAATTAAGTGGAGCAACACTTGAACAAAAAACCATTTCTTTTGCTAATTTAGGAAGAGTAGCAGGAAATGAGAGTAGTGTTCTTGATAATTATTTAAACATAACATTTTCAGATGGAACTAACTTTAATCTTTATCGTTCATTTGACGAAATTGAATTCGAATTTAGAAAAGGTTTCTTTTCACAATTAGAAAATTCACATAACCTATTTGAAGCAGGTGAATATACAAAAGAAATGCTTCATAAAGAAATTACAAGATTAAGAACTGTATCTAAAGATTTAACACAACAATTAAATAATTTTCAAGAGGACTTTACTGACCTTGAACCAGATTATCAAAAAACAGTTAAAGAAATAAATGCAAGTATTGCTCAAAAAGAAGCTGAGTTAGTTGAACTTAATAAAAATGCTACTGAAAATGCAGCTAAAATAGCAAAAGTAAATGAAGAAATAACTGCATTAAAAGCAGATCTAATTGATGAAGAAAAATTTTTAAATAAAAACAAAGAATCACTAACTAAAAAATTAATGATTATAAAAAATCAATTAAACTTTAAATAA
- a CDS encoding dUTP diphosphatase codes for MNFTNILIKQKKLDQALASKIKELNPNLESTNHERQKMLALMIECSEFANEIQSFKYWKKNKNISRDNALEEFADVLHFIGSFANDYNVERIVEPQIISQDFNVQLTQCFVSITEAMKNINKQTIYNIFSLCLGMAKLCKFTEEEIELWYNKKNLTNYQRITNNY; via the coding sequence ATGAATTTTACAAATATTTTAATTAAACAAAAAAAACTTGACCAAGCTCTTGCTAGTAAAATTAAAGAACTTAATCCAAATCTAGAAAGCACCAACCATGAAAGACAAAAAATGCTTGCGCTAATGATTGAATGTAGTGAATTTGCAAATGAAATTCAATCATTTAAATATTGAAAGAAAAATAAAAATATTTCAAGAGATAACGCACTTGAAGAATTTGCTGATGTGCTTCACTTTATTGGTTCATTTGCAAATGATTATAATGTAGAAAGAATAGTTGAACCTCAAATCATTTCACAAGATTTCAATGTTCAATTAACTCAATGTTTTGTTTCTATAACTGAAGCTATGAAAAACATTAACAAGCAAACAATTTACAATATTTTCTCACTTTGTTTAGGAATGGCTAAATTATGTAAATTTACTGAAGAAGAAATAGAGTTGTGATATAATAAAAAGAACCTAACTAATTATCAAAGAATTACAAATAATTATTAA
- a CDS encoding DNA-directed RNA polymerase subunit beta', giving the protein MKNTNLEKTHIDKIILSLATNEDVLSWSNGEVTKPETINYKSYKPERDGLFDELIFGPTTDYKCPICNTKYKRSDENSVCSKTTACEKYKPKILPKITRRSRMGHIHLQNPVVHFWFFKIDHSIISKLLGLKVASSNQSVTKADLEKLIYYKSHIVLDSGNLKSLNKNEIIDINDAATVYERAFVEMLSLYEPSTEEYDDIKTSLDELRTYASSKLGKDFGIDFYECNEIIHEYSDAKIGTGSQAIEYLLKNIDLEKEAESVQKEIDAINNSAITLTGAKVQDRAKLYKRLTVINSFIKSGQKPTSMLIYDLPIIPADLRPLVQLDGGRHSTSDINELYRRIIIRNNRLAKWNESDAPMLIKQNEYRMIQEAVDALIDNARKKPSPVVSKDSRPLKSISDALTGKKGRFRQNLLGKRVDYSGRSVIVVGPSLKMHQVGIPRDMAAKLFEPWIVKEIINNDEQINSIKAAKKKVESLDPMIWPYVEKAIEGRPVLLNRAPTLHRLSIQAFEPVLIRGKAIKLHPLVTTAFNADFDGDQMAVHVPISDQAVREAKELMLASKNILGPKDGEPIINPSQDMILGLYYLTMEKSGAKGEGNYYSSFDDLLTAYENQFVDLHARVVLPIASLNKKTIQKDKEAKYIVSTVGKFILNNVFPSDFEFIFGKRITVKTTTKANGEIKVSESEAIHTSTNALKEYVFGYGTDFKNFIKNLPINNPLSKKDIAKVVRKVYEKYVAVVTMEDVAEIVDKLNCDLSTTTDLFMLCAKLKDYKGDAIDTIHANSLNNLIREHHEKINYENFLKHKSSTLKEWDIYDYTKLLERVWFDYTNIVASVLDKIKNLGFKFSTLSGTTISMSDITVVKTTKKKIAEGEKYTDTLKKFFKEGYLTDDERYTLTIQKWSEIKEDIEKELKEVTKSDITNPLFMMFTSGARGNSSNFVQLAGMRGLMNNNTKVLKADAANDRVVRSTVEIPVKSSFLDGLTAYEFYSSTHGARKGLTDTALNTAKSGYLTRRLVDVAQGIVVREEDCGSDFGFKVKDIKDTKTDTVIESLKERIEGRFLNKNIYHNDKLIVSTNELITPDLATKIVDKLGIKEIEIRSVLSCHTRNGVCKKCYGKDLATNRIVNIGEAVGVVAAQSIGEPGTQLTMRTFHTGGVAGVEDITGGFGRLIELIDAYDAPWGKPAVISKYNGIVKDIKIAKDKNDKDSDTRLIFIERLNENKELVTETFASKLSQKLRVEVGQKVYVGQKLVEGPIVLTNLLEVADTRAVQNYLLKEVQRLYRLQGITISDKYIEIIIRQMLSKIMIIDPGDSHFFTGSLVDTFVYQRENGKLISQGKKPAFGEVKIRGAKQTPLLSDSFLAAASYQETAKILVNSSVSMRVDLLEGLKENIILGHKIPAGTNTSYELKGKYDIRDPKSYFTNKYDPSLAPEEDEIEKIDFDELLEESNLFDNDEINEISFDDIEEYTASTNDDFFDDFE; this is encoded by the coding sequence ATGAAGAATACTAATTTAGAAAAAACACATATTGATAAGATAATCCTTTCACTTGCTACAAATGAAGATGTTTTATCATGATCGAATGGTGAAGTTACTAAACCTGAAACCATTAACTATAAATCTTATAAGCCAGAAAGAGATGGGTTATTTGATGAATTAATTTTTGGTCCAACAACCGATTATAAATGTCCTATTTGTAATACAAAGTACAAAAGAAGTGATGAAAATTCAGTGTGTTCAAAAACAACGGCTTGTGAAAAATACAAACCAAAAATTTTACCAAAAATTACAAGAAGAAGTAGAATGGGTCATATTCATTTACAAAACCCTGTTGTTCACTTTTGATTCTTTAAAATCGATCACTCAATCATTTCAAAATTACTTGGTTTAAAAGTTGCTAGTTCAAATCAATCTGTAACAAAGGCAGATTTAGAAAAACTAATCTACTATAAATCACACATTGTGCTTGACAGTGGAAATTTAAAGTCATTAAACAAAAATGAAATTATTGACATTAATGATGCTGCAACAGTTTATGAAAGAGCATTTGTTGAAATGTTAAGTTTATATGAACCTTCAACTGAAGAATATGATGATATTAAAACCTCTCTTGATGAATTGAGAACTTATGCTTCATCAAAATTAGGGAAAGATTTTGGTATTGACTTTTATGAATGTAATGAAATAATTCATGAATATTCAGATGCAAAAATTGGAACAGGTTCTCAGGCAATTGAATATTTATTAAAAAACATTGATCTTGAAAAAGAAGCTGAATCAGTTCAAAAAGAAATTGATGCAATTAATAATTCAGCAATTACTTTAACCGGGGCTAAAGTTCAAGATAGAGCCAAATTATATAAACGTTTAACAGTTATAAACTCATTTATTAAATCAGGTCAAAAACCAACAAGCATGTTGATTTATGATCTTCCTATTATTCCGGCTGATTTACGTCCATTAGTTCAACTTGATGGTGGAAGACATTCAACTTCTGATATTAATGAACTGTATCGTCGTATCATTATAAGAAACAATCGTTTAGCAAAATGAAATGAATCAGATGCTCCTATGCTTATTAAACAAAATGAATATCGTATGATTCAAGAAGCTGTTGATGCTTTAATAGATAATGCTAGAAAAAAACCTAGCCCAGTTGTATCTAAAGATTCTCGTCCACTTAAATCTATTTCTGATGCACTTACTGGTAAAAAAGGACGTTTCCGTCAAAACTTATTAGGAAAACGTGTTGATTACTCAGGACGTAGTGTTATTGTTGTTGGACCAAGTCTAAAAATGCACCAAGTAGGAATACCACGTGATATGGCTGCTAAATTATTTGAACCATGAATAGTTAAAGAAATAATTAATAATGATGAACAAATAAATTCAATTAAAGCTGCAAAGAAAAAAGTTGAATCACTAGATCCAATGATTTGACCATATGTCGAAAAAGCTATTGAAGGTAGACCTGTTCTTTTAAACCGTGCACCTACACTTCACCGTTTATCAATTCAAGCTTTTGAACCCGTTTTAATTAGAGGTAAAGCAATTAAATTACACCCATTAGTAACTACGGCATTTAATGCCGATTTTGATGGGGACCAAATGGCTGTTCACGTTCCTATTTCTGACCAAGCTGTTAGAGAAGCTAAAGAATTAATGTTAGCTTCAAAAAATATTCTTGGTCCAAAAGATGGAGAGCCTATTATTAACCCATCTCAAGATATGATTCTTGGATTATACTATCTAACAATGGAAAAATCTGGCGCTAAGGGTGAAGGTAATTACTATTCTAGCTTTGATGATTTATTAACTGCATATGAAAATCAATTTGTTGATTTACATGCTAGAGTAGTTTTACCAATTGCTTCATTGAATAAGAAAACAATTCAGAAAGATAAAGAAGCTAAATACATTGTTTCAACAGTAGGAAAGTTTATTTTAAATAATGTTTTTCCAAGTGATTTTGAATTTATTTTTGGTAAGAGAATTACTGTTAAGACTACAACCAAGGCAAATGGGGAAATTAAAGTTTCAGAAAGCGAAGCTATTCATACTTCTACAAATGCACTTAAAGAATATGTTTTTGGATATGGAACCGATTTTAAAAACTTCATTAAAAACTTACCAATTAATAATCCATTAAGTAAAAAAGATATTGCTAAAGTTGTAAGAAAAGTATATGAAAAATATGTTGCTGTTGTTACAATGGAAGATGTTGCTGAAATAGTTGATAAATTAAATTGTGATTTATCAACAACTACAGATTTATTCATGTTATGCGCTAAATTAAAAGATTATAAAGGTGATGCAATTGATACAATTCATGCTAATTCATTAAATAATTTAATTAGAGAACATCATGAAAAAATTAATTATGAAAACTTTTTAAAACATAAAAGTTCAACGCTAAAAGAATGAGATATTTATGACTATACAAAACTTTTAGAAAGAGTTTGATTTGATTACACAAACATTGTTGCAAGTGTTTTAGATAAAATTAAGAACTTAGGATTCAAGTTCTCAACATTATCGGGAACAACAATTTCTATGTCAGATATTACAGTTGTTAAAACAACCAAAAAGAAAATAGCAGAAGGTGAAAAATATACAGACACACTTAAAAAGTTCTTTAAAGAAGGTTACTTGACTGATGATGAAAGATATACTCTAACAATTCAAAAATGATCAGAAATTAAAGAAGACATTGAAAAAGAACTTAAGGAAGTTACTAAATCAGACATAACTAACCCACTATTTATGATGTTTACATCAGGAGCTCGTGGTAACTCATCTAACTTTGTTCAGTTAGCTGGTATGCGTGGATTGATGAATAACAATACAAAAGTTCTTAAAGCTGATGCTGCTAATGATAGAGTTGTTCGTAGTACAGTTGAAATTCCGGTTAAATCTTCATTCCTTGATGGACTAACAGCTTATGAATTCTATTCATCTACTCACGGGGCCAGAAAAGGACTTACTGATACAGCACTTAACACTGCTAAATCAGGATACTTAACCCGTCGTTTGGTTGATGTCGCTCAAGGAATAGTTGTTCGTGAAGAAGATTGTGGAAGTGACTTTGGTTTCAAAGTTAAAGATATTAAAGATACAAAAACTGATACAGTTATCGAATCTTTAAAAGAACGTATTGAAGGAAGATTCTTAAACAAAAATATTTATCATAATGATAAATTAATAGTAAGTACAAACGAATTAATTACTCCTGATTTAGCAACTAAAATAGTTGATAAATTAGGAATTAAAGAAATCGAAATTCGTTCAGTATTGTCATGTCATACACGTAATGGAGTATGTAAAAAATGTTATGGTAAAGATTTAGCAACAAATAGAATTGTAAATATTGGAGAAGCTGTTGGAGTTGTTGCCGCTCAAAGTATTGGTGAACCAGGAACACAACTTACCATGCGTACATTCCATACCGGAGGGGTTGCTGGAGTTGAAGATATTACAGGTGGATTTGGTCGTTTAATTGAATTAATCGATGCTTATGATGCGCCTTGAGGTAAACCAGCGGTTATTTCTAAATACAACGGAATTGTTAAAGATATTAAAATAGCTAAAGATAAAAATGATAAAGATAGTGATACAAGACTAATTTTCATAGAAAGATTAAATGAAAATAAAGAATTAGTTACCGAAACATTTGCTTCAAAATTATCACAAAAATTAAGAGTTGAAGTAGGACAAAAAGTTTATGTTGGTCAAAAACTTGTTGAAGGTCCTATCGTTTTAACCAATCTTCTTGAAGTAGCTGATACACGTGCTGTTCAAAACTATTTATTAAAAGAAGTTCAAAGACTTTATCGTCTTCAAGGTATAACAATTTCAGATAAATATATTGAAATTATTATTAGACAAATGCTTTCTAAAATTATGATTATTGACCCAGGAGATAGTCACTTCTTTACTGGATCATTAGTAGATACATTTGTATATCAAAGAGAAAATGGAAAATTAATCTCACAAGGTAAAAAACCGGCATTTGGAGAAGTAAAAATCCGTGGAGCAAAACAAACACCATTGCTTTCCGATTCATTCCTTGCAGCTGCTTCATACCAAGAAACTGCTAAAATATTAGTTAATTCATCCGTTTCAATGCGTGTAGATTTACTTGAAGGATTAAAAGAAAACATTATTTTAGGACATAAAATTCCAGCAGGAACAAACACAAGTTATGAATTAAAAGGTAAATATGATATAAGAGATCCGAAATCTTATTTCACAAATAAATATGATCCTTCTTTAGCACCGGAAGAAGATGAAATTGAAAAAATTGATTTTGATGAATTACTTGAAGAAAGCAACCTTTTTGATAATGATGAAATTAATGAAATTTCATTTGATGATATTGAAGAATATACAGCTTCAACTAATGATGATTTCTTTGATGACTTTGAATAA
- a CDS encoding DNA cytosine methyltransferase — protein sequence MKINNFKFIDLFSGIGGFHQAMSYFGGECVFSSEIDKYCINTYFNNFNISSDFDITKVNVNEIPKHDLLCAGFPCQAFSKAGKQKGLLDTRGTLFFEIQRILEFHKTKYIILENVRNLVSHDNGNTWNVIHNNLNKLGYRTTSKPLLLSPHNLKIPQLRERVFIIGKYDLDNIDKDLIINNSTYSKKNDNSIYDIIDKNKVEDKYYISKAEDKLLETWNKFYIGINKKILGFPIWFDYLNEDSFSDDVPKWKLSIILKNKLLYKENKKFIDKWKKENSFLKDLIPTYKKFEWQAGDSIKSIWEGIIQFRPSGIRVKKTDVFPALVAMVQIPIIGKYKRRLTVEECSKLQSFIPDYKFSGNDKISYKQLGNSVNVDIVKHVFELLINSK from the coding sequence ATGAAAATAAATAATTTTAAATTTATTGACCTTTTTAGTGGGATTGGTGGATTTCATCAAGCAATGTCTTATTTTGGTGGTGAATGCGTTTTTTCATCAGAAATTGATAAATATTGTATAAATACTTATTTTAATAATTTTAATATTTCATCAGATTTCGACATAACAAAAGTTAATGTTAACGAAATCCCTAAACATGATTTACTTTGTGCTGGTTTTCCATGTCAAGCCTTTTCAAAAGCTGGTAAACAAAAAGGATTATTGGATACAAGAGGAACTCTTTTCTTTGAAATTCAAAGAATTTTAGAATTCCATAAAACCAAATATATAATACTTGAAAATGTAAGAAATTTAGTAAGTCATGATAATGGTAATACATGAAATGTAATTCATAATAATTTAAATAAATTAGGATATAGAACAACTTCTAAACCATTATTATTAAGTCCGCATAATTTAAAAATTCCCCAACTGAGAGAAAGAGTTTTTATTATAGGAAAATATGATCTTGATAATATAGATAAAGATTTAATAATAAATAATTCAACATATAGCAAAAAAAATGATAATTCAATTTATGATATTATTGATAAAAATAAAGTAGAAGATAAGTATTATATATCTAAAGCTGAAGATAAATTATTAGAGACATGAAACAAATTTTATATAGGCATTAATAAAAAAATATTGGGTTTTCCAATATGGTTTGATTATTTGAATGAAGATAGTTTTAGTGATGATGTTCCTAAATGAAAACTTTCAATAATTTTGAAAAACAAATTGCTCTATAAAGAAAATAAAAAATTTATAGATAAATGAAAAAAAGAAAATTCTTTTTTAAAAGATTTGATACCAACATATAAAAAATTTGAATGACAAGCTGGAGATAGTATAAAATCCATATGAGAAGGTATTATCCAATTTAGACCATCAGGAATAAGAGTTAAAAAAACAGATGTTTTTCCTGCGCTTGTGGCTATGGTTCAAATACCAATAATAGGAAAATATAAAAGAAGATTAACGGTTGAAGAATGTTCGAAATTACAATCTTTTATTCCTGATTATAAATTTAGTGGCAATGATAAAATTTCATATAAACAACTTGGAAATAGTGTTAATGTTGATATTGTTAAACACGTTTTTGAACTCTTAATTAATTCGAAATAA
- a CDS encoding PfkB family carbohydrate kinase: protein MDKKVLTIGETLIRLNVDGYYSGVNTLRYFIGGDALNVASLLGYNGNDVSYLTFLDKNHVFYKRILEHFNMHNINTSYVFEGEGRLGTYYYIGKTTTKSQRVDYDRTFSSFSQSKLSMQLIYGIVKDKFSWIHMSATTLSLNKKMWKHLHELYRDASNKKIMTSLDLTYEPEAWASYGLYLEAVEPMLENTRFLIGWFDKDEMKEVKPSFTLDDYKKKMNVFLAKYLNVKIIVTPLKIVNKGKTYLKTYYYTNNCFYETEAVEFKEAFANGSIDAFIAFLIHRQLKDKNLKTAVEYATKAYILNNWYHGDSPEITEEELEDFNIKILPNEDQ from the coding sequence ATGGATAAAAAAGTTTTAACCATAGGGGAAACTCTAATTAGGTTAAATGTTGATGGATATTATTCAGGTGTAAATACTCTCAGATATTTCATTGGTGGTGACGCATTAAATGTTGCTTCACTTTTGGGTTATAACGGAAATGATGTTTCGTATTTAACATTTTTAGACAAAAACCATGTGTTTTACAAGAGAATATTAGAGCACTTTAATATGCACAACATTAATACAAGTTACGTGTTCGAAGGTGAAGGAAGACTAGGTACTTATTACTATATTGGTAAAACAACAACCAAGTCTCAAAGAGTTGATTATGATAGAACATTCAGTTCATTTAGTCAGTCAAAATTAAGTATGCAATTAATCTACGGGATAGTTAAGGATAAGTTTTCATGAATTCACATGAGCGCTACAACTCTATCTTTAAACAAGAAGATGTGAAAGCACTTACATGAGTTATATAGAGATGCAAGCAATAAGAAAATTATGACAAGCTTGGACTTAACTTATGAGCCAGAGGCATGAGCAAGTTATGGGCTTTACTTAGAGGCTGTTGAACCCATGTTAGAAAACACAAGATTTTTAATTGGTTGATTTGATAAAGATGAAATGAAGGAAGTAAAACCTTCATTTACTCTTGATGATTATAAGAAAAAGATGAATGTGTTTTTGGCAAAATATTTAAATGTCAAAATTATCGTAACTCCCTTGAAAATAGTCAATAAAGGAAAAACATACCTTAAAACTTATTACTATACAAATAACTGTTTTTACGAAACAGAAGCAGTTGAATTTAAAGAAGCTTTTGCCAACGGATCTATTGATGCTTTTATAGCTTTTCTAATTCACAGACAACTTAAAGACAAAAATCTTAAAACGGCTGTTGAATATGCAACAAAAGCATACATTTTGAACAATTGATATCATGGAGATAGTCCTGAAATTACAGAAGAAGAACTGGAAGATTTTAACATAAAAATATTACCTAATGAAGATCAATAA